The window CCGCGAGAGCTGGGACAGCGCCACCACCGGCACCTGGAGCTCGCGGGCCAGGATCTTGAGCCCCCTGCTGATCTCCGACACCTCGACCTGACGGTTCTCTGCCGTGGTCCGGCCGGACATCAGCTGGAGGTAGTCCACCACGACGAGCCCCAGACCCTCTCGGCTCTTCAGCCGCCGCGCCTTGGCCCGGATGTCCATGACGGTGATGTTGGGGTTGTCGTCGATGAAGATCGGTGCTTCACCCAGGTGGCCGATGGCGGTGCTGATCTTCGGCCAGTCCGACTCGAGCAACCGGCCATTGCGCATGCGAGTTGCGTCGACCCGAGCCTCGGCGCACAGCAGCCGCTGGGTGAGCTCGAGGTGGCTCATCTCCAGCGAGAAGAGCAGGACTGGTTGGCGACTCTCCATGGCCGCGTGGGCCACGAGGCCGAGGGCGAATGCCGTCTTGCCCATGCTGGGCCGGGCCCCGACGATGATGAGGTTGGACGGCTGCAGGCCGGACAACCGCTCGTCGAGGTCGTTGTACCCCGTCGGGACGCCGGTGATGGCATCCCCCCGGTCGTACAGCGACTCCAGGTTGTCCAGGGTGCGAGCGAGGAGATCTCGCACCGTGGCCATGGTGTCGACCCCGCGGCGCTGGGCCACCTCGAACACCATCGTCTCGGCCCGGTCCACCGCCGCGGTCACGTCCTCGGGCACCTCGTAGCCGAGCTCGGCGATCTCGGCCGCCACGCCGATCATGCGGCGCAGGAGGGCGTGCTCTTCGACGATGCGCGCGTAGCGGCCGGCGTTGGAGATGGCGGGGGTGTTGGCCTGGAGTGAGATCAGCGTCGCCGGGCCGCCGATAGCGTCGAGCAACCCCGCTCGGCGCAGCTCGTCGGCGATCGTGACCGGGTCGGCCGGCTCGCCCTGGGCGTACAGGGTGGTGACGGCGTCGAAGACGTGTCCGTGGGCCGGCTTGTAGAAATCCTCGGCCGCGCAGCACTCGACGGCCGTGGCGATGGCGTCCCTCGAGAGGATCATCGCCCCGAGGAGCGACTCCTCAGCCTCGAGGTTGTGCGGCGGAACTCGCCCAGCGGCGCCACTACGCCCCCGGCGGCGGGCGTCATCGAGCGATTGAACCACGCCCTACCCTCGCCGCTCGAGCCTGTGGGTCGCTAGGGGCAGAACTTGTTGATGTTGCTGGGGATTAACCCAGAGTTCTCCACACCAGCCGCCGCCGAACATGGGTCGACGGTACCCGGAGGGTGTAGCAGCGAGGTGGACCAGCTCGGCCCCTCGTCCGCCGGCAGTGGCTCAGCCCGTGCGGGCTGACGCGGCGCTCACGACCTCTACGGTGAGCTGGAACTCGACCTCGGGATGCAGCTTCACCGTGATCTCGTGGATGCCGAGCGTCTTGATGGGCTCGTCCAGGACGAGCCGGCGCCGGTCCAGGTCCACACCCGCCTGCTCGGTCACGGCCTGTGCCACGTCGGCGGCCGTGACCGAGCCGAACAGCCGCCCCTCGGCTCCTGCCCGGACCGGTATCCGGATAGCGGTCGGCACCAGCTTGCGGGCCACATTCTCAGCTCCCTCGCGCTGGCGAGCGTCCTGGACGTCGCGGGCCTTGCGCATCGCCGAGGCCTGAGCACTGACTCCGGGTGTCGCCCGCATGGCGCGACCCTTCGGCACCA is drawn from Acidimicrobiales bacterium and contains these coding sequences:
- the rplI gene encoding 50S ribosomal protein L9, whose amino-acid sequence is MKVVLRADVTGVGKRGDIVEVADGYARNFLVPKGRAMRATPGVSAQASAMRKARDVQDARQREGAENVARKLVPTAIRIPVRAGAEGRLFGSVTAADVAQAVTEQAGVDLDRRRLVLDEPIKTLGIHEITVKLHPEVEFQLTVEVVSAASARTG